The window AAGTACGTCGCCGAGGATACCGCCTACAAGGTCGACGCCTCGGTCGCCGCCTTCAACAAGATCACCAGCCAGGAGAAGGTCTCGCTCTATTACGGCGACTCGACCGGCTTCTCGAAGACGATCAATCCCGAGCTCGACCGGCGCGGCAGCATGATCATGGCCGGCGCCTCCTTCGCGACCGAGCTCAACGATCCCAAGAAGTTCCCGCTGCAGTTCATGGCGGGGCCCGACTACACCGAGATGTTCGGCATCCTGCTGCGCTACATCGCCAAGGAGAAGCCGGGCGCCCGCGTCGCCTTCGTCTATTCCGACAGCGAGTTCGGCCGCGATCCGATCGTGCCGAGCGAAGCCGTCGCCAAGGAGCTGAAGCTCAGCGTCGTCGAGAAGATCGTGACGCCGCCCGGCAGCGTCGACGTCTCGACCGAGGTGCTGAAGCTGCGCCGCGCCAATCCCGACTTCACGATCTTCCACGGCTATGTGCTGGCGCCGATCCCGGAATTCGTCGCGCAGGCGAAGCAGATGGGCATGAAGAGCCAGTTCATGGGCACGTTCTGGACGATGGACAACTCGACGGTGCAGCGCATGGGCGACGCGGCCGAGGGTTTCATGGGCGTGATGCCGTACCGCTACTATTACGACAAGGAAGGCTCCTCGCCGATGCTGGAGAAGATCCGGCAGATGCGCCCGGAATACCAGTCGACCGGCTATCTCCAGGGCTTCGTCACCGCCATGCTGATGGCCGAGGCGGTGAAGCGCACGCTCGATGCCGGCAAGGAGCTGACCGGCGTCAACCTCAAGGCCGGGCTCAACAGCATCAAGGATTTCGACACCGGTGGGCTGTTCGGCGTGCCGATCTCGATCCCCGGCAACTCCGTGCCGGTCGGGCGCATCTACCGCTTCGACGCCAAGGCCAAGCAGATGCAGCCGGCCTCCGACTGGATCAAGCTGTGACGGCAACTGCCGGATGAAGGGCTAGAGGTCATGGCCGGTCCCGCGGTGCTCGACGTCAACAACGTCGAGGTGGTCTATAACCGGACCGTGCAGGTGCTGCGCGGGCTGTCGCTGCAAGTGCCGGAGGGCGAGATCGTTGCCCTTCTCGGCTCGAACGGCGCCGGCAAGTCGACGCTGCTGAAGGCGGTGTCGAACCTGCTCTCGCTCGAGGATGGCGACGTCACCGCCGGCGCCATCCGCTTCCGCGGCGACGATATCGCCAGCCTGACCCCGCACGGCCTGGTCCGGCGTGGACTTTTTCACGTCATGGAGGGGCGGCGCATCTTCGAGGATCTGACGGTCGAGGAGAATCTCACCGCCGCGACCTTCGCGCTGACCGGGCGCAAGCTGCCCGCAGCCGATTTTGACCTCGTTTATGACTACTTCCCAAGGCTGCACGAGCGCCGCAAGGGGCTCGCCGGCTATCTCTCCGGCGGCGAGCAGCAGATGCTGGCGATCGGG is drawn from Bosea sp. Tri-49 and contains these coding sequences:
- a CDS encoding ABC transporter substrate-binding protein, yielding MTDKLIDRRQLLAGTATLAGGLALGIRPLAAQEGGDIVLGGSIPLTGVFAFAGVGIHAGIQDYLKILNDGGGIKGRKIKYVAEDTAYKVDASVAAFNKITSQEKVSLYYGDSTGFSKTINPELDRRGSMIMAGASFATELNDPKKFPLQFMAGPDYTEMFGILLRYIAKEKPGARVAFVYSDSEFGRDPIVPSEAVAKELKLSVVEKIVTPPGSVDVSTEVLKLRRANPDFTIFHGYVLAPIPEFVAQAKQMGMKSQFMGTFWTMDNSTVQRMGDAAEGFMGVMPYRYYYDKEGSSPMLEKIRQMRPEYQSTGYLQGFVTAMLMAEAVKRTLDAGKELTGVNLKAGLNSIKDFDTGGLFGVPISIPGNSVPVGRIYRFDAKAKQMQPASDWIKL
- a CDS encoding ABC transporter ATP-binding protein produces the protein MAGPAVLDVNNVEVVYNRTVQVLRGLSLQVPEGEIVALLGSNGAGKSTLLKAVSNLLSLEDGDVTAGAIRFRGDDIASLTPHGLVRRGLFHVMEGRRIFEDLTVEENLTAATFALTGRKLPAADFDLVYDYFPRLHERRKGLAGYLSGGEQQMLAIGRALIARPSLILLDEPSLGLAPKLVEEIFAIIARINAEQKVSMLLVEQNAAVAFAVANYGYILEMGKVVIDGPVEKLMRDQDVREFYLGLGGAGAERSYRDIKHYKRRKRWLS